One genomic region from Phycisphaerae bacterium encodes:
- a CDS encoding SDR family oxidoreductase — translation MRFKNDVAIITGAASGMGLLTAQNLCNEGAIAVLTDTNRDAVEASAEDIRRAGGQAMGLQVDVRCYDQVEKAVAAVLAKYQRVDMMLNFAGGAETRVRHRHEPFHELPIEVIDWGLDVNLKGAVYFCRAVLGTMIRQKRGVIINLGSVTGVEGSAYAVNYSAAKSGLIGLTKSLALCGAPHGVRACCVSPGPVLTRPEMANMKTRLGRAAEPQEIVDLILYLCSDKAAFITGSNYMIDGGRTCGGI, via the coding sequence ATGAGATTCAAGAACGACGTTGCCATCATTACCGGGGCGGCCTCCGGCATGGGACTGCTTACGGCGCAGAATCTCTGCAACGAAGGAGCGATAGCCGTTCTTACCGACACCAACCGGGACGCGGTCGAAGCCTCAGCGGAAGACATCCGTCGCGCCGGCGGACAGGCGATGGGACTGCAGGTCGACGTGCGCTGCTATGACCAGGTCGAGAAGGCGGTGGCGGCGGTCCTGGCGAAGTACCAAAGGGTTGACATGATGCTCAACTTCGCCGGCGGAGCCGAAACGCGGGTGCGGCATCGCCATGAACCGTTCCACGAGCTTCCCATCGAGGTGATCGACTGGGGCCTGGACGTCAACCTCAAGGGGGCGGTGTATTTCTGCCGGGCCGTACTGGGGACGATGATCCGGCAGAAACGCGGTGTGATCATCAATCTCGGTTCGGTCACTGGAGTGGAAGGGTCCGCCTACGCGGTCAACTACAGTGCCGCCAAGAGCGGACTCATCGGATTGACAAAGTCGCTGGCATTGTGCGGAGCCCCTCACGGAGTTCGAGCGTGCTGCGTCTCGCCCGGCCCGGTTTTGACCAGACCGGAGATGGCGAACATGAAAACGCGTCTGGGACGTGCAGCCGAGCCGCAGGAAATCGTCGACCTGATTCTGTATCTTTGTTCCGACAAGGCCGCGTTTATCACCGGGTCCAATTACATGATCGACGGCGGCCGAACCTGTGGCGGCATATGA
- a CDS encoding Gfo/Idh/MocA family oxidoreductase produces MNRIKIGQIGICHEHAAAKINTLRKMSDVFEIVGIVDDRTSTAARFVGGDLKPYEGLRWMTEEELLNAPGLRAVMVETANTDLVPTAIRCMQHNLAMHMDKPAGEDLELFRRLLEGCRQRQLSLQMGYMFRNNPVMRFCRKAVLEGWLGEIFEVQAGMSHNYGGDAYQDYLGKFKGGIMFNLGCHLIDFVVSLLGRPERITPFLKSTAGLPDHVKNNCLAILEYPYASAALHACSLEVDGLNRRRLKICGTKGSTDLCPLERFDGQPLRMHVTLLEGNAEYSAGTHIVDFGIQRDRYQEQLLELAKIINGEIQNPYTYEHDCLVQEVTLAAAGYVEWNECHSVSHRRRDSL; encoded by the coding sequence ATGAACAGAATCAAAATCGGCCAGATCGGTATTTGCCACGAACACGCAGCGGCGAAAATCAACACGTTGAGGAAGATGTCCGACGTGTTTGAAATCGTCGGCATCGTGGATGACAGGACTTCGACGGCGGCCAGGTTTGTCGGCGGCGACCTGAAACCCTACGAAGGCTTGAGGTGGATGACGGAGGAGGAACTGCTCAACGCTCCCGGGCTTCGGGCGGTGATGGTCGAGACCGCGAATACCGATCTGGTGCCGACTGCGATTCGATGCATGCAGCACAACCTGGCTATGCACATGGATAAACCGGCGGGTGAGGATCTCGAACTGTTCCGCCGGCTGCTCGAAGGCTGTCGGCAGCGACAACTTTCGCTCCAGATGGGCTACATGTTCCGCAACAACCCAGTCATGCGGTTCTGCCGCAAAGCCGTTCTTGAAGGATGGCTGGGCGAGATATTCGAGGTTCAAGCCGGCATGAGCCACAACTATGGCGGTGACGCCTACCAGGACTACCTCGGCAAATTCAAGGGCGGCATCATGTTCAACCTGGGATGCCACCTGATCGACTTTGTCGTTTCGCTGCTGGGCCGGCCCGAGCGAATCACCCCGTTCCTGAAATCAACCGCGGGTCTTCCCGACCACGTCAAGAACAACTGCCTGGCGATACTGGAGTATCCTTACGCGAGCGCAGCTCTGCACGCGTGCAGCCTTGAGGTCGACGGATTGAACCGCCGCCGCCTCAAGATCTGCGGGACGAAAGGTTCGACCGATTTGTGCCCTCTGGAGCGGTTCGACGGCCAGCCGTTGCGGATGCATGTAACGTTGCTGGAGGGCAATGCGGAGTACTCCGCCGGAACGCACATCGTGGATTTCGGAATACAGCGCGACCGCTACCAGGAGCAGTTGCTGGAACTGGCGAAAATCATCAACGGCGAAATTCAGAATCCCTATACGTACGAACATGACTGCCTCGTACAGGAAGTCACACTTGCCGCGGCTGGATATGTCGAGTGGAATGAGTGCCACTCCGTTTCGCATCGCAGGAGAGACTCGCTATGA
- a CDS encoding type I 3-dehydroquinate dehydratase, which produces MKRSFLARPHPVITGIMAGQTPQELIAQSRNAEFAGAQGIAIDLSDLKPEFRNSESLKSVIDSTHLPFMFFLYRNDRWGDSSDDQRQEVLIAAADAGAAMIDVMGDLYDPSPMEITHDQNAIDRQKRLIDRIHAKHSHVVISSHMSCPRTAEQVVEQLRELELRGPDVVKIVTAVNTDDELAEAFRTTMVLRRELKTPFIHLCNGKFSRPHRFLGPALGVSIAFAVHSYEARYGMGQPTISAMKAVLDNMHWNINEI; this is translated from the coding sequence ATGAAACGTTCTTTTCTTGCCAGGCCGCATCCTGTAATCACCGGCATCATGGCCGGCCAGACGCCGCAGGAATTGATCGCACAATCAAGAAACGCGGAATTCGCCGGCGCCCAGGGCATTGCGATCGACCTGTCGGATTTGAAGCCGGAGTTCAGGAATTCCGAGTCGCTCAAGAGCGTCATCGACTCGACACATCTGCCGTTCATGTTCTTCCTTTACCGTAATGACAGGTGGGGCGACTCAAGTGACGATCAGCGGCAGGAGGTGCTGATTGCCGCCGCCGATGCCGGAGCCGCAATGATCGACGTGATGGGGGATCTGTACGATCCGTCCCCGATGGAAATAACGCACGATCAGAACGCCATCGACAGACAGAAACGTCTGATCGACAGGATTCACGCCAAGCACTCGCACGTGGTAATATCTTCTCATATGTCCTGTCCGCGGACAGCCGAGCAGGTTGTCGAACAACTGCGAGAGCTTGAATTGCGAGGACCTGACGTTGTCAAGATCGTGACCGCCGTCAATACGGATGATGAACTGGCTGAAGCCTTCCGGACGACGATGGTGCTCAGACGCGAACTCAAGACGCCGTTCATTCATCTCTGTAATGGGAAATTCAGCCGCCCGCATCGTTTTCTTGGTCCCGCCCTTGGCGTATCTATCGCCTTTGCGGTTCACAGCTACGAGGCGCGTTACGGAATGGGGCAGCCGACTATATCGGCGATGAAAGCCGTTTTGGATAACATGCACTGGAATATCAATGAGATTTGA